A single genomic interval of Aedes aegypti strain LVP_AGWG chromosome 1, AaegL5.0 Primary Assembly, whole genome shotgun sequence harbors:
- the LOC5572421 gene encoding cuticle protein: MAFKFVTFLALVAVAQAGVISSPALSYAAAPALTYAAPLAKTVSYAAPLATKTLVAAPLDKTVVADEYDPNPQYSYSYGISDAVTGDQKEQHESRNGDAVQGSYSLVDADGFKRTVEYTADPIHGFNAVVHREPLAVKTVAPVAKVVAAPVAYAAPVAKTISYAAPAVTKTLVSQPAYASYAAPLATKTIVSQPAYTSYSSPALYH, translated from the exons ATGGCTTTCAAG TTCGTAACCTTCCTCGCCCTGGTGGCCGTTGCCCAAGCCGGAGTCATCTCCAGCCCAGCTCTGTCCTACGCTGCTGCCCCAGCCCTGACCTATGCTGCTCCTCTCGCCAAGACTGTCTCCTATGCCGCTCCTTTGGCCACCAAGACCCTCGTTGCTGCTCCTCTTGACAAGACCGTTGTCGCCGATGAGTACGACCCCAACCCACAGTACTCTTACAGCTACGGAATCTCCGATGCCGTGACCGGAGACCAGAAGGAACAGCACGAATCCCGCAACGGAGATGCCGTCCAGGGATCTTACTCGCTGGTTGATGCCGATGGCTTCAAGCGCACCGTTGAATACACCGCCGACCCAATCCACGGATTCAACGCCGTCGTCCACCGTGAGCCTCTGGCCGTCAAGACTGTTGCCCCAGTTGCCAAGGTTGTTGCCGCTCCAGTCGCTTATGCTGCCCCAGTTGCCAAGACCATCTCCTACGCCGCCCCAGCTGTGACCAAGACCCTGGTCTCTCAGCCAGCTTATGCCAGCTATGCCGCTCCTCTGGCCACCAAGACCATCGTTTCGCAGCCAGCCTACACCAGCTACTCCTCCCCAGCTCTGTACCACTAA